A window of Fusarium verticillioides 7600 chromosome 10, whole genome shotgun sequence contains these coding sequences:
- a CDS encoding hypothetical protein (At least one base has a quality score < 10), whose product MITQTFDINKPETWHLAAAIDNELQNMIKNGAKGRFTANTEHLTLAQTRAKFDSLFQQDADILRSKMQDEVSEEEIHIPVRDGFKVRALVYSRKTDQPKMDHPLVVLIHGGGFILGNAEMEMPTCVEAVRRYDCVAVSLEYRLSPEVKFPVAYDDCWDALIWLSKNAATLQADPTRGFVFGGTSAGSHLSIPLAHKARDKKLSPPLTGLYHCVPPALMPQALTDKYKPLYNSREQLKNGMALTAESTKVYDKAVEPDFASPLWNPLLWPTGHRGLPPTFFQICGADLLRDEALIYERELRLESQVKTRTVVYEGLPHVFWYDYPTHSASARFAKDAADGLGWLLGREN is encoded by the exons ATGATCACTCAAACGTTTGACATCAATAAACCTGAAACATGGCATTTGGCTGCGGCCATTGACAATGAGCTACAAAAT ATGATCAAAAATGGAGCAAAGGGGAGGTTTACTGCCAATACTGAGCATCTCACCTTAGCGCAAACGCGAGCCAAGTTTGACAGTCTCTTCCAGCAAGATGCCGATATTCTTCGCTCCAAAATGCAAGATGAggtttctgaagaagagattcaTATTCCTGTTAGGGACGGATTCAAAGTCCGAGCGCTTGTCTATAGTCGCAAGACTGACCAGCCAAAGATGGATCACCCTCTTGTTGTGCTTATTCATGGCGGAGGCTTCATTCTTGGCAAcgccgagatggagatgccAACCTGTGTTGAAGCAGTTCGGAGATACGATTGCGTTGCTGTGAGTTTGGAGTATCGGCTTTCTCCAGAAGTCAAGTTCCCGGTTGCTTATGACGATTGCTGGGACGCTCTGATATGG CTATCAAAGAACGCGGCTACTCTTCAGGCTGACCCAACGCGTGGTTTTGTCTTTGGCGGGACTTCTGCTGGTTCACATCTCAGCATCCCGTTGGCTCACAAAGCTCGGGACAAAAAGCTCTCTCCTCCACTCACTGGTCTTTACCATTGTGTCCCGCCTGCTCTGATGCCACAAGCACTTACTGACAAGTACAAACCTCTGTATAACAGCAGAGAACAGCTGAAGAATGGTATGGCGCTCACTGCAGAGTCTACAAAGGTATATGATAAGGCTGTCGAACCAGACTTTGCTTCACCACTTTGGAACCCGCTTCTTTGGCCAACGGGACACAGAGGCTTACCCCCTACGTTCTTTCAGATCTGTGGGGCTGATCTGTTGAGGGATGAGGCTTTGATCTATGAGAGGGAGCTTCGGCTTGAGAGTCAGGTTAAAACCAGGACGGTTGTGTATGAGGGGTTGCCGCATGTGTTTTGGTATGATTACCCGACTCATAGTGCAAGCGCTAGGTTTGCCAAGGATGCGGCTGATGGCTTGGGATGGCTACTTGGACGGGAGAACTAG
- a CDS encoding tannase yields the protein MALLASGSLASSLSELCTVSNLKAALPSNGTLLGIDMIPSTITVSTAVYNASASMGGGPMKRDTDTYNYCNVTVAYTHGSKGDTVNLKYAFPDPKDFKSRFYVAGGGGYSLNTDTTGGLKYGAAAGATDGGYDAFNYSFDEKFLLGNGSVNWDATYMFSYQALGEMTQIGKHISRNLYDMSKSSKVYTYYEGCSDGGREGMSQVQRWGDEYDGVIAGAPAFRFAQQQVLHVYPAAVEHTLDYYPPPCELKKIVNATIEACDDLDGRKDGVISRTDLCKIHFNIKSLIGKEYYCAAETSSSLGFGFSKRQAPGSKTSNAPEQNGTITAEGVAVARAIYDGVFNSKEERAYLSWQIGSELSDGEPTYDNKTDKWTLNIPSTGGMYVAKFIELLDLDNLDNLNNVTYNTLVDWMNTGMVRYYDSLQTTHPDLTTFKEAGGKLLHYHGESDPSIPAGSSVHYWQSVRSIMYPKLSDEKAQKALSEWYQFYLVPGAAHCGTNSLQPGPYPQNNMNVMIEWVENGKQPSKLNATVSSGDYKGETQMLCQWPKRPLWKNDKSFECVNDKKSIESWTYSFNAFKIPVY from the coding sequence ATGGCTTTGCTAGCCTCGGGCTCCCTTGCGTCCTCTCTATCGGAACTATGTACCGTCTCGAACCTGAAAGCTGCGCTGCCCTCCAATGGAACCCTCCTGGGGATCGATATGATCCCATCTACCATCACGGTGTCCACGGCGGTCTACAACGCCAGTGCCAGCATGGGAGGCGGCCCAATGAAGCGTGATACCGATACTTACAACTACTGTAACGTCACTGTCGCGTATACCCACGGTAGCAAGGGTGACACAGTCAACCTCAAATATGCCTTCCCCGATCCCAAAGACTTCAAGAGCCGGTTCTATGTTGCAGGCGGAGGTGGCTACTCTCTCAACACTGATACCACTGGCGGCCTCAAGTACGGAGCTGCCGCAGGAGCCACTGATGGCGGATACGATGCTTTCAACTACAGTTTCGATGAGAAATTCCTTCTCGGCAACGGTTCCGTCAACTGGGATGCGACATACATGTTCTCTTACCAAGCTCTCGGAGAGATGACCCAGATCGGAAAGCACATCTCCAGGAATCTGTATGACATGTCAAAGTCCAGCAAGGTCTATACCTACTACGAGGGCTGCTCGGATGGCGGGCGAGAGGGAATGAGCCAGGTTCAGCGATGGGGCGACGAGTATGACGGTGTCATCGCTGGAGCTCCTGCATTCCGCTTCGCGCAGCAACAAGTCCTGCACGTCTACCCTGCTGCCGTTGAGCACACACTTGACTATTATCCCCCTCCTtgtgagctcaagaagatcgtcaACGCCACTATCGAAGCCTGTGACGATCTCGATGGAAGGAAAGATGGCGTCATCTCCCGAACAGATCTTTGCAAAatccacttcaacatcaagtcGCTCATCGGCAAAGAGTACTACTGCGCAGCTGAGACTAGTTCTTCACTTGGCTTTGGGTTCAGCAAGAGACAGGCTCCCGGCAGCAAGACGAGCAATGCACCAGAACAGAATGGTACGATCACTGCTGAgggtgttgctgttgctcgaGCTATTTACGACGGTgtcttcaacagcaaggaagaaagagCGTATCTGTCTTGGCAGATTGGCTCTGAGCTATCTGACGGTGAGCCAACATACGACAACAAAACCGACAAGTGGACTCTGAACATCCCCTCTACTGGTGGCATGTACGTTGCAAAGTTtattgagcttcttgatctcgataACCTCGATAACCTCAACAATGTCACGTACAACACTCTAGTTGACTGGATGAACACTGGTATGGTCCGCTACTATGACAGTCTGCAGACCACTCATCCCGATCTCACAACCTTCAAGGAAGCCGGCGGCAAGCTCCTCCACTACCATGGTGAATCCGATCCTAGCATCCCAGCCGGTTCTTCCGTTCACTACTGGCAGTCTGTCCGATCCATCATGTATCCAAAACtgtctgatgagaaggcACAGAAGGCACTTTCAGAATGGTACCAGTTCTATCTCGTGCCTGGAGCAGCTCACTGCGGCACGAACTCTCTTCAGCCAGGTCCTTATCCTCAGAACAACATGAACGTTATGATCGAATGGGTTGAAAATGGTAAGCAGCCGTCGAAACTTAATGCTACTGTCTCTTCGGGCGATTATAAGGGAGAGACGCAGATGTTGTGTCAGTGGCCTAAGCGACCTCTTTGGAAGAACGACAAGAGCTTTGAGTGCGTCAATGATAAGAAGTCAATCGAGAGTTGGACATACAGCTTCAATGCTTTCAAGATTCCTGTATATTAG